In Quercus lobata isolate SW786 chromosome 12, ValleyOak3.0 Primary Assembly, whole genome shotgun sequence, a genomic segment contains:
- the LOC115970647 gene encoding uncharacterized protein LOC115970647: MDELRNAIRGKTYQNLDRMVRTTNLPFTTAVLECHMPLKFQLPQLEPFDGLKDPLDHLNTFKKTLGLQQPPNKILCRSFPTTLKGAAREWFTKLPTSSINNFEQLSNTFLRHFVEGQRPKRLANHLLTIRQGEKEILRLYMKRFTQKTLEVDEANNKVQLTTFKAGLKSREFMVSLAKNPPKTMAEMLLKAQKYMNAEDALAAIKGEEKPGDKGRKEDDHRGRKRECPGRQTSDRSKRKDKKTH; the protein is encoded by the coding sequence ATGGATGAGTTGAGGAACGCCATTAGGGGGAAAACATACCAAAACCTGGATAGAATGGTCAGGACAACGAATTTACCTTTCACCACGGCAGTCTTGGAATGCCATATGCCGTTGAAATTTCAATTGCCTCAACTTGAGCCATTTGACGGACTTAAGGACCCCCTAGACCACCTCAATACCTTCAAGAAGACACTAGGCCTTCAACAACCTCCTAACAAAATACTGTGTCGTTCCTTCCCCActactctcaaaggagctgcaagggAGTGGTTCACAAAGTTACCAACATCGTCCATCAACAACTTCGAGCAATTGAGCAACACCTTTTTGCGCCACTTCGTCGAGGGACAACGCCCGAAGAGGCTAGCAAACCACTTACTCACCATTAGACAAGGGGAGAAAGAAATCCTAAGGTTGTACATGAAACGCTTTACTCAAAAGACTCTAGAGGTAGACGAAGCTAACAACAAGGTGCAGTTGACAACCTTTAAAGCGGGATTAAAGTCCAGAGAGTTCATGGTTTCACTCGCAAAGAATCCTCCTAAGACGATGGCAGAGATGCTCCTGAAGGCgcagaagtacatgaatgctgaagatGCTTTAGCTGCCATAAAGGGCGAGGAAAAGCCAGGAGACAAAGGAAGGAAGGAAGACGATCATAGAGGACGAAAAAGGGAGTGCCCAGGTCGTCAGACTAGTGACAGGAGTAaaaggaaagacaaaaaaactcattaa
- the LOC115970648 gene encoding uncharacterized protein LOC115970648 gives MSEVRSSNLETGLSSSDDPVEGDTAVSSQRVVRAFHALEEICGLDAETVNRFKDRFQFPSRVRVRLPREEDRACHFSPGEVCFYESSFTCGLRFPVHPFLMELLDHFGIAPGQLMPNSWRIVINCMQIWLASNGDMIRLAELTYLYRLKESKEWGYYELVPWERKTRIVKGLPSSFRYWKSRFFFVSGDDFETQSSSDWGDIPRLLRRWGTPTLAKRRPGLKSRYKERIETAIGYAETIESWDELVDPRSLAFYNLGPDPSPFVLRQLGIEGKKKMTTKFNKDMYAKMRSKKDEPLSNLGKKIVRVTGQGSTPTPLSTLPLVALETTRTSSPTASIEEIVTPGSKRQRVAGKGKEKKKADVSSSTIWDDERLALDKAHEVITPADLKALSDMSLNDVASRHVHKLVQVLGESLHITAEYITQEAKVASLTTRMEALEKENSDLKKNLITSMDEATSLKQKVKVLDDDLRVERQLTQEKDEQLLSAREKLATVAARSVEAFQTTDEYNTVLFSWYFKGFELLRRYLVKHPSGVNMESLDLEEVDKEMALDEAAQSSAPDGDAPGPATDAPATVDASADA, from the exons ATGTCTGAGGTTAGATCTAGCAATCTCGAGACTGGGTTGTCTTCTAGTGACGACCCGGTTGAAGGAGATACAGCCGTCTCTAGCCAACGGGTGGTTAGGGCTTTTCATGCCCTTGAGGAGATTTGTGGCCTTGACGCTGAGACCGTGAATAGATTCAAGGATCGGTTTCAGTTCCCCTCTAGGGTTCGTGTCCGTCTACCCAGGGAAGAAGATAGGGCCTGCCACTTTTCCCCAGGTGAAGTGTGTTTTTATGAGTCATCTTTCACCTGCGGGCTTAGATTCCCCGTCCATCCGTTCCTGATGGAACTTCTAGATCATTTCGGTATTGCCCCCGGGCAGCTCATGCCTAATTCGTGGAGGATCGTGATCAACTGTATGCAAATATGGTTGGCCTCCAACGGGGATATGATCCGGCTGGCTGAGCTCACCTACTTGTACCGCTTGAAAGAATCCAAAGAGTGGGGGTATTATGAGTTAGTCCCCTGGGAGAGAAAGACTAGGATCGTCAAGGGCTTGCCCTCGTCCTTCAGGTATTGGAAATCGcgctttttctttgtgtctgggGACGACTTCGAGACTCAATCCAGCAGtgattggggtgatatcccaaggttgctccgtcggtggggaaccccgacCTTAG CTAAGAGACGGCCTGGATTGAAGAGCAGATACAAGGAACGCATAGAGACTGCGATCGGGTACGCGGAGACGATTGAGAGCTGGGACGAGCTGGTCGACCCCCGGTCTCTTGCATTTTACAATCTCGGTCCTGACCCTTCTCCTTTTGTTCTTCGTCAGCTTGgtattgaaggaaaaaaga AGATGACGACCAAGTTTAACAAGGACATGTACGCGAAGATGAGGTCGAAGAAGGACGAGCCCTTGTCCAATCTAGGGAAGAAGATCGTGCGTGTGACCGGGCAGGGCTCTACTCCTACTCCCCTGAGCACCCTTCCTCTCGTAGCCCTTGAGACGACGAGAACTTCCTCTCCAACTGCATCAATAGAGGAGATCGTCACTCCCGGCTCAAAAAGGCAGCGTGTAGCTGgtaaagggaaggagaagaagaaagctgATGTTTCCTCGTCAACAATATGGGATGATGAGAGGTTAGCTTTGGACAAGGCTCATGAGGTCATCACTCCAGCGGACCTAAAGGCTCTCTCAGACATGTCTTTAAATGACGTTGCCTCCCGCCATGTTCATAAGCTCGTCCAG GTGTTGGGAGAGAGCCTCCACATTACTGCTGAGTATATCACTCAAGAGGCCAAGGTGGCGTCTCTGACGACCCGAATGGAGGCCCTGGAGAAAGAGAACTCCGACCTGAAGAAGAACCTGATTACCTCCATGGACGAGGCGACCTCTTTGAAGCAGAAGGTCAAAGTGTTAGATGACGACCTCAGGGTTGAACGCCAGTTGACCCAAGAAAAGGATGAGCAGCTtctttcagccagggagaagcTTGCAACTGTTGCCGCCAGGTCGGTGGAGGCTTTCCAGACCACTGACGAGTACAATACTGTACTCTTCAGTTGGTATTTCAAAGGCTTTGAGCTGCTCAGGAGGTACCTCGTCAAGCACCCTTCTGGGGTCAACATGGAGAGTTTGGATTTGGAGGAGGTAGATAAGGAGATGGCTTTGGACGAGGCTGCTCAGTCCTCTGCCCCAGATGGTGATGCTCCAGGTCCTGCCACCGATGCCCCTGCCACCGTGGACGCTTCTGCTGATGCCTGA
- the LOC115970032 gene encoding uncharacterized protein At5g65660-like has protein sequence MEDSTRPLIGFPLGLALLLILLLCMSAFFYCCFQWEKLRSLFISSPDDNNSDIEADIPNSPRKPLPPHKTIKRDESQSFSVLMPGDQVPKFIAMACPCRPPLAEKVTIEVHKPPTSVVPL, from the exons ATGGAGGACTCAACTCGGCCACTCATAGGGTTTCCTCTAGGTTTAGCTCTTCTTTTGATCTTGTTGCTCTGCATGAGTGCCTTCTTCTATTGTTGCTTCCAATGGGAAAAGCTCCGATCACTCTTCATATCTTCTCCGGATGATAATAATTCCGATATAGAAGCAGATATCCCTAACTCTCCACGGAAACCTCTACCTCCACATAAG ACAATAAAACGAGATGAGTCCCAGAGCTTTTCAGTACTGATGCCCGGAGATCAGGTTCCAAAGTTCATAGCAATGGCCTGTCCATGTCGGCCTCCGCTAGCCGAAAAGGTCACAATCGAAGTACACAAGCCT